A window of the Phalacrocorax aristotelis chromosome 9, bGulAri2.1, whole genome shotgun sequence genome harbors these coding sequences:
- the PPP1R13B gene encoding apoptosis-stimulating of p53 protein 1 isoform X5, producing the protein MWMKKNKLRVKLQVGNPRVELTLSELQDMAARQQQQIENQQQMLVAKEQRLRYLKQQERRQQQSVSESEKLQKLKERVETQETKLKKIRAMRGQVDYSKIMNGNLSTEIEHISAMFQEKQQELQAAVLKVDQLTQQLEDLRKGKLNGFQSYNGQMTGPAAVELKKLYQELQIRNRLNQEQNSKLQQQKELLNKRNMEVAMMDKRINELRERLYKKKVEARQKENIPLNRINGTSSPQSSLSASGRVAAVGPYIQVPSAGTYAVPVDPVKPQSLTIASSSTHGRSKSANDGNWPILKQSSTPVVKPPQISNTDWKESSMDTALKQGTISSQPLPTSVLGSTDKLGLDLGKVPPTIPGVSKQLPQNYGTYPSPVPLGTGSTNSLERRKDGSLPRPGTSITNRQRPVPLPPPSNVHQPSSSQQIQQRISVPPSPTYQPSGPPVFPGGDGRPELPLTVAIRPFLADKGSRPQSPRKGPQTVNSSSIYSMYLQQATPPKNYQQAVYNTLNKSVKAVYGKPVLQSGSTSPSPLPFLHGSLPAQTSSQPQSQPQTEVSEKDQELENAPPSSENSNVENIPRPLSPTKLTPIVHSPLRYQSDADLEALRRKLANAPRPLKKRSSITEPEGPSGPNIQKLLYQRFNTLAGGIESAPFYQPSNPQDFIGILADVDNGNASTNGNIEEPISVQPTVPLPDEPPPSSDANDNELPSPATEELISTETTNQTSETTEDNNNNLAIVPSTEQSSSPTPEVSSPVEDEAPLPPALPPPLPPTKRTNLKKPNSERTGHGLRVKFNPLALLLDASLEGEFDLVQRIIYEVDDPSKPNDEGITPLHNAVCAGHHHIVKFLLDFGVNVNAADSDGWTPLHCAASCNSVHLCKLLVESGAAIFASTISDIETAADKCEEMEEGYIQCSQFLYGVQEKLGVMNKGVVYALWDYEAQNNDELSFHEGDAITILRRKDDNETEWWWARLNDKEGYVPKNLLGLYPRIKPRQRTLA; encoded by the exons ATGTGGATGAAGAAGAACAAACTGCGAGTGAAGTTACAG GTTGGGAATCCACGTGTTGAGCTCACTCTTTCTGAACTTCAAGATATGGCTGCCCGACAACAGCAGCAGATTGAAAATCAACAGCAGATGTTGGTTGCTAAG GAACAACGGTTGCGTTATCTGAAGCAGCAAGAACGTCGACAGCAGCAGTCTGTTTCTGAGAGTGAGAAGCTTCAAAAACTTAAAGAACGTGTTGAAACACAGGagacaaagctgaaaaaaatccgTGCCATGAGAGGACAGGTGGACTACAGCAAGATAATGAATGGCAATCTAT cAACTGAAATTGAGCATATAAGTGCCATGttccaggaaaagcagcaggagctACAGGCTGCAGTGTTAAAAGTGGATCAACTTACTCAGCAACTGGAGGatttaaggaaaggaaaactgaatgGGTTTCAGTCTTACAATGGACAGATGACAGGACCTGCAGCAGTAGAATTAAAAAAGTTGTATCAAGAGCTACAG attcgTAACAGGCTTAACCAGGAGCAAAACTCCaagcttcagcagcagaaagaactCTTAAACAAACGTAATATGGAGGTGGCTATGATGGACAAGCGAATCAATGAGCTGCGTGAACGACTATACAAGAAAAAAGTTGAGGCAcgtcaaaaagaaaacattcct TTGAATCGTATAAACGGAACTTCATCACCCCAGTCATCCCTGAGCGCCTCAGGAAGGGTGGCAGCAGTAGGACCTTACATCCAAGTTCCAAGTGCTGGCACTTACGCTGTACCAGTAGATCCAGTTAAACCACAATCTCTCACCATTGCTTCTAGCTCAACACATGGAAGATCAAAATCTG CGAATGATGGAAATTGGCCAATACTTAAACAGAGCTCAACCCCCGTGGTAAAACCCCCTCAGATCTCCAACACAGACTGGAAAGAATCAAGCATGGATACCGCTTTAAAACAAGGGACTATATCCAGCCAGCCTTTGCCAACTTCAGTATTAGGAAGTACTGATAAGCTG GGTCTCGACCTGGGGAAGGTGCCACCAACAATTCCTGGTGTAAGCAAGCAGCTGCCTCAAAACTATGGGACCTATCCAAGTCCAGTTCCCTTAGGAACAGGTTCTACAAATTCtctagaaagaaggaaggatggCAGTCTGCCCAGACCTGGCACCAGTATAACAAATCGGCAAAGACCTGTTCCGCTTCCGCCGCCAAGCAATGTACATCAGCCCAGTTCTTCACAACAGATTCAACAGAGAATTTCTGTACCTCCCAGCCCTACGTATCAACCTTCCGGTCCCCCCGTGTTTCCAGGAGGAGACGGCAGGCCAGAACTCCCTTTAACTGTGGCAATCAGACCTTTTCTAGCTGATAAGGGATCAAGACCTCAGTCTCCCAGAAAGGGGCCACAGACAGTGAACTCCAGTTCCATCTACTCAATGTATCTTCAGCAAGCAACACCACCAAAGAATTATCAACAAGCTGTATACAATACCTTAAATAAGTCAGTAAAAGCAG tttatgGAAAACCTGTATTACAATCTGGTTCGACTTCTCCCTCACCCTTGCCATTCCTTCATGGTTCTTTGCCTGCCCAGACTTCCTCACAGCCACAATCTCAGCCTCAGACCGAGGTGTCTGAAAAAGACCAAGAGCTGGAAAATGCTCCACCATCCAGTGAAAACAGCAATGTGGAAAACATTCCTCGTCCTCTCAGTCCCACTAAGCTCACGCCTATCGTGCATTCGCCCCTACGATATCAAAGTGATGCTGACCTTGAAGCTCTGCGAAGGAAATTGGCCAACGCTCCTCGGCCATTAAAAAAGCGTAGTTCTATCACTGAACCAGAGGGCCCAAGTGGACCAAATATACAAAAATTATTGTATCAGCGCTTTAATACTCTTGCGGGAGGAATAGAAAGTGCTCCTTTTTATCAGCCAAGCAATCCCCAGGACTTCATAGGCATCTTAGCTGATGTGGATAATGGTAACGCTAGTACCAATGGTAATATTGAAGAACCTATTTCCGTGCAACCTACAGTTCCTCTTCCAGATGAGCCACCCCCTTCGTCAGATGCCAATGATAATGAATTACCTTCTCCTGCTACTGAAGAACTGATAAGCACTGAAACCACAAATCAAACTTCTGAGACGACTGAAGATAACAACAACAACCTGGCTATAGTTCCTTCTACTGAACAGTCATCCAGTCCCACGCCTGAGGTCAGCTCTCCAGTAGAAGATGAAGCTCCTTTGCcacctgctcttcctcctccacttcCTCCA ACAAAACGTACTAACTTGAAGAAACCTAACTCAGAAAGAACAGGCCACGGTTTGAGAGTGAAGTTCAATCCGTTGGCCCTCCTCCTAGACGCTTCTTTGGAGGGAGAATTTGATCTTGTACAACGAATCATATATGAG GTTGATGATCCCAGTAAACCAAATGATGAAGGAATTACACCTTTGCATAATGCAGTGTGTGCTGGTCATCACCACATTGTGAAGTTCCTGCTTGATTTTGGTGTAAATGTAAATGCAGCAGATAGCGATGGGTG GACACCCTTGCATTGTGCTGCTTCTTGCAATAGTGTTCACCTCTGTAAGCTACTGGTCGAGTCTGGGGCAGCTATTTTTGCTTCAACTATAAGTGATATAGAAACTGCTGCAGACAAGTGTGAAGAGATGGAAGAAGGTTATATTCAGTGTTCCCAGTTCTTGTACG GAGTGCAAGAGAAGCTGGGAGTAATGAATAAAGGAGTGGTGTACGCTCTGTGGGACTATGAAGCCCAGAATAATGATGAGCTATCATTCCACGAGGGTGATGCCATCACTATTCTAAGACGCAAGGATGACAACGAAACAGAGTGGTGGTGGGCCCGCCTCAATGACAAAGAAGGCTATGTGCCTAAAAACCTTCTGGGG TTATATCCACGAATAAAACCTAGACAGCGAACCCTTGCCTGA
- the PPP1R13B gene encoding apoptosis-stimulating of p53 protein 1 isoform X6, which produces MAARQQQQIENQQQMLVAKEQRLRYLKQQERRQQQSVSESEKLQKLKERVETQETKLKKIRAMRGQVDYSKIMNGNLSTEIEHISAMFQEKQQELQAAVLKVDQLTQQLEDLRKGKLNGFQSYNGQMTGPAAVELKKLYQELQIRNRLNQEQNSKLQQQKELLNKRNMEVAMMDKRINELRERLYKKKVEARQKENIPLNRINGTSSPQSSLSASGRVAAVGPYIQVPSAGTYAVPVDPVKPQSLTIASSSTHGRSKSANDGNWPILKQSSTPVVKPPQISNTDWKESSMDTALKQGTISSQPLPTSVLGSTDKLGLDLGKVPPTIPGVSKQLPQNYGTYPSPVPLGTGSTNSLERRKDGSLPRPGTSITNRQRPVPLPPPSNVHQPSSSQQIQQRISVPPSPTYQPSGPPVFPGGDGRPELPLTVAIRPFLADKGSRPQSPRKGPQTVNSSSIYSMYLQQATPPKNYQQAVYNTLNKSVKAVYGKPVLQSGSTSPSPLPFLHGSLPAQTSSQPQSQPQTEVSEKDQELENAPPSSENSNVENIPRPLSPTKLTPIVHSPLRYQSDADLEALRRKLANAPRPLKKRSSITEPEGPSGPNIQKLLYQRFNTLAGGIESAPFYQPSNPQDFIGILADVDNGNASTNGNIEEPISVQPTVPLPDEPPPSSDANDNELPSPATEELISTETTNQTSETTEDNNNNLAIVPSTEQSSSPTPEVSSPVEDEAPLPPALPPPLPPTKRTNLKKPNSERTGHGLRVKFNPLALLLDASLEGEFDLVQRIIYEVDDPSKPNDEGITPLHNAVCAGHHHIVKFLLDFGVNVNAADSDGWTPLHCAASCNSVHLCKLLVESGAAIFASTISDIETAADKCEEMEEGYIQCSQFLYGVQEKLGVMNKGVVYALWDYEAQNNDELSFHEGDAITILRRKDDNETEWWWARLNDKEGYVPKNLLGLYPRIKPRQRTLA; this is translated from the exons ATGGCTGCCCGACAACAGCAGCAGATTGAAAATCAACAGCAGATGTTGGTTGCTAAG GAACAACGGTTGCGTTATCTGAAGCAGCAAGAACGTCGACAGCAGCAGTCTGTTTCTGAGAGTGAGAAGCTTCAAAAACTTAAAGAACGTGTTGAAACACAGGagacaaagctgaaaaaaatccgTGCCATGAGAGGACAGGTGGACTACAGCAAGATAATGAATGGCAATCTAT cAACTGAAATTGAGCATATAAGTGCCATGttccaggaaaagcagcaggagctACAGGCTGCAGTGTTAAAAGTGGATCAACTTACTCAGCAACTGGAGGatttaaggaaaggaaaactgaatgGGTTTCAGTCTTACAATGGACAGATGACAGGACCTGCAGCAGTAGAATTAAAAAAGTTGTATCAAGAGCTACAG attcgTAACAGGCTTAACCAGGAGCAAAACTCCaagcttcagcagcagaaagaactCTTAAACAAACGTAATATGGAGGTGGCTATGATGGACAAGCGAATCAATGAGCTGCGTGAACGACTATACAAGAAAAAAGTTGAGGCAcgtcaaaaagaaaacattcct TTGAATCGTATAAACGGAACTTCATCACCCCAGTCATCCCTGAGCGCCTCAGGAAGGGTGGCAGCAGTAGGACCTTACATCCAAGTTCCAAGTGCTGGCACTTACGCTGTACCAGTAGATCCAGTTAAACCACAATCTCTCACCATTGCTTCTAGCTCAACACATGGAAGATCAAAATCTG CGAATGATGGAAATTGGCCAATACTTAAACAGAGCTCAACCCCCGTGGTAAAACCCCCTCAGATCTCCAACACAGACTGGAAAGAATCAAGCATGGATACCGCTTTAAAACAAGGGACTATATCCAGCCAGCCTTTGCCAACTTCAGTATTAGGAAGTACTGATAAGCTG GGTCTCGACCTGGGGAAGGTGCCACCAACAATTCCTGGTGTAAGCAAGCAGCTGCCTCAAAACTATGGGACCTATCCAAGTCCAGTTCCCTTAGGAACAGGTTCTACAAATTCtctagaaagaaggaaggatggCAGTCTGCCCAGACCTGGCACCAGTATAACAAATCGGCAAAGACCTGTTCCGCTTCCGCCGCCAAGCAATGTACATCAGCCCAGTTCTTCACAACAGATTCAACAGAGAATTTCTGTACCTCCCAGCCCTACGTATCAACCTTCCGGTCCCCCCGTGTTTCCAGGAGGAGACGGCAGGCCAGAACTCCCTTTAACTGTGGCAATCAGACCTTTTCTAGCTGATAAGGGATCAAGACCTCAGTCTCCCAGAAAGGGGCCACAGACAGTGAACTCCAGTTCCATCTACTCAATGTATCTTCAGCAAGCAACACCACCAAAGAATTATCAACAAGCTGTATACAATACCTTAAATAAGTCAGTAAAAGCAG tttatgGAAAACCTGTATTACAATCTGGTTCGACTTCTCCCTCACCCTTGCCATTCCTTCATGGTTCTTTGCCTGCCCAGACTTCCTCACAGCCACAATCTCAGCCTCAGACCGAGGTGTCTGAAAAAGACCAAGAGCTGGAAAATGCTCCACCATCCAGTGAAAACAGCAATGTGGAAAACATTCCTCGTCCTCTCAGTCCCACTAAGCTCACGCCTATCGTGCATTCGCCCCTACGATATCAAAGTGATGCTGACCTTGAAGCTCTGCGAAGGAAATTGGCCAACGCTCCTCGGCCATTAAAAAAGCGTAGTTCTATCACTGAACCAGAGGGCCCAAGTGGACCAAATATACAAAAATTATTGTATCAGCGCTTTAATACTCTTGCGGGAGGAATAGAAAGTGCTCCTTTTTATCAGCCAAGCAATCCCCAGGACTTCATAGGCATCTTAGCTGATGTGGATAATGGTAACGCTAGTACCAATGGTAATATTGAAGAACCTATTTCCGTGCAACCTACAGTTCCTCTTCCAGATGAGCCACCCCCTTCGTCAGATGCCAATGATAATGAATTACCTTCTCCTGCTACTGAAGAACTGATAAGCACTGAAACCACAAATCAAACTTCTGAGACGACTGAAGATAACAACAACAACCTGGCTATAGTTCCTTCTACTGAACAGTCATCCAGTCCCACGCCTGAGGTCAGCTCTCCAGTAGAAGATGAAGCTCCTTTGCcacctgctcttcctcctccacttcCTCCA ACAAAACGTACTAACTTGAAGAAACCTAACTCAGAAAGAACAGGCCACGGTTTGAGAGTGAAGTTCAATCCGTTGGCCCTCCTCCTAGACGCTTCTTTGGAGGGAGAATTTGATCTTGTACAACGAATCATATATGAG GTTGATGATCCCAGTAAACCAAATGATGAAGGAATTACACCTTTGCATAATGCAGTGTGTGCTGGTCATCACCACATTGTGAAGTTCCTGCTTGATTTTGGTGTAAATGTAAATGCAGCAGATAGCGATGGGTG GACACCCTTGCATTGTGCTGCTTCTTGCAATAGTGTTCACCTCTGTAAGCTACTGGTCGAGTCTGGGGCAGCTATTTTTGCTTCAACTATAAGTGATATAGAAACTGCTGCAGACAAGTGTGAAGAGATGGAAGAAGGTTATATTCAGTGTTCCCAGTTCTTGTACG GAGTGCAAGAGAAGCTGGGAGTAATGAATAAAGGAGTGGTGTACGCTCTGTGGGACTATGAAGCCCAGAATAATGATGAGCTATCATTCCACGAGGGTGATGCCATCACTATTCTAAGACGCAAGGATGACAACGAAACAGAGTGGTGGTGGGCCCGCCTCAATGACAAAGAAGGCTATGTGCCTAAAAACCTTCTGGGG TTATATCCACGAATAAAACCTAGACAGCGAACCCTTGCCTGA